Proteins found in one Salvia splendens isolate huo1 chromosome 10, SspV2, whole genome shotgun sequence genomic segment:
- the LOC121751362 gene encoding protein MIZU-KUSSEI 1-like — MRYLEIPVNISRASSCESTQSTTNIIPSSFARSTSYVDISDLDYAEELYHRTVVHGGDTPSSAAAFRRLDRIRGGRSTVASFLRSLLSLITFPSLLPSCRLSNTPSLGRKVTGTLFGRRRGNVSFAVQYDPRSVPVFLVEFAVSTATLVKEMSAGMLRIALECEKPPPAESRPRRSASRLFGEPVWKMNCNGRQCGHAQVRECNESDWHVLSTVQRVSVGAGVIPVVEEAGKGKAAEKGELVYMRGRFERVVGNRDSEAFYMLNPDGNSGPELGIFLLRI; from the coding sequence ATGAGATATTTGGAAATTCCGGTGAATATTTCCCGAGCAAGCAGCTGCGAGAGCACTCAAAGCACCACCAACATCATCCCCTCCTCCTTCGCCCGCTCCACCTCCTACGTCGACATCTCCGACCTCGACTACGCGGAGGAGCTCTACCACCGCACCGTCGTCCACGGCGGCGACActccctcctccgccgccgccttccGCCGCCTCGACAGAATCCGCGGCGGCCGCAGCACCGTCGCCTCCTTCCTCCGGTCCCTCCTCTCCCTCATCACATTCCCCTCCCTCCTCCCCTCCTGCCGCCTCTCCAACACCCCCTCCCTCGGCCGGAAGGTCACCGGAACCCTATTCGGGCGCCGCCGCGGCAATGTCAGCTTCGCAGTCCAGTACGATCCGAGATCCGTCCCCGTCTTCCTCGTCGAATTCGCCGTCTCCACCGCCACGCTGGTGAAGGAGATGTCGGCGGGGATGCTGAGGATCGCGCTGGAGTGCGAGAAGCCGCCCCCGGCAGAATCGAGGCCGCGGAGGTCGGCGTCGCGGCTGTTCGGGGAGCCGGTGTGGAAGATGAACTGCAACGGGAGGCAGTGCGGGCACGCGCAGGTGCGCGAATGCAATGAGTCGGACTGGCACGTGCTGAGCACGGTGCAGAGGGTGTCGGTGGGGGCAGGGGTGATCCCGGTGGTGGAGGAGGCGGGGAAAGGGAAAGCGGCGGAGAAGGGCGAGCTGGTTTATATGCGGGGCCGGTTCGAGCGGGTCGTGGGGAACCGGGACTCGGAGGCGTTTTATATGCTTAACCCGGATGGGAATAGCGGACCGGAGCTCGGGATTTTCTTGCTTAGGATTTGA
- the LOC121752685 gene encoding uncharacterized protein LOC121752685 codes for MKKRKKGLIKKLHQLTTLCDVPACMIFHDPTTNSTSVWPEEDPDQVRSLIEAYKAKKNDPSGGVWEYLLSNFFDQRQRQAEEELEKLRKNNVEGMFPTWDDRLNFMDEAQLRELAATVRGKAENHNQQRRRERKHCGKGGGASSKAAMADREALIGARSQSRRNGAKAPWSSAITH; via the coding sequence ATGAAGAAGCGAAAGAAAGGGCTAATCAAGAAACTCCACCAACTCACCACGCTCTGCGACGTCCCCGCATGCATGATCTTCCACGACCCTACCACCAATTCCACCTCAGTCTGGCCGGAGGAGGATCCTGACCAGGTCCGCAGCCTCATCGAAGCCTACAAGGCCAAGAAAAATGACCCCAGTGGCGGAGTATGGGAGTACTTGCTGTCGAATTTCTTCGACCAGCGGCAGAGGCAAGCCGAGGAGGAGCTCGAGAAGCTGCGGAAGAATAATGTGGAGGGCATGTTTCCGACGTGGGACGATCGCCTCAACTTCATGGATGAGGCCCAGTTGAGGGAATTGGCTGCCACGGTGCGCGGCAAGGCCGAGAACCACAACCAGCAGAGGAGGAGAGAAAGGAAGCATTGTGGCAAAGGAGGTGGAGCCAGTAGTAAGGCCGCAATGGCTGATAGAGAAGCGTTGATCGGCGCAAGAAGCCAATCACGGAGGAACGGAGCAAAGGCTCCATGGAGTTCAGCGATTACTCACTGA